One genomic window of Scatophagus argus isolate fScaArg1 chromosome 16, fScaArg1.pri, whole genome shotgun sequence includes the following:
- the rpain gene encoding RPA-interacting protein, with protein MDALHRHRSLYKGTTPPWKETYRKRCVDRLKNSRSRLLERYRQMGENQQPSGSGASIIVQEVMEEEWTALQSEDRRLPSLWGPEGMKEMFSVMKEYDELAVLEEIQQELQSQEMCIIEEYEKNLQFEQQYISSVVEGMEEMHIICPICHTRNLNINSHFISCPCGLYINTKKRNITPDVLQNLLESRVSEHMENCLHNPVFSVASNTDSLPNLMISCKVCDYLSIVL; from the exons ATGGATGCCTTGCACAGACATCGTTCACTCTATAAAGGAACGACTCCGCCATGGAAAGAAACTTACCGCAAA CGCTGTGTAGACAGGCTAAAAAACAGTCGGTCGCGGTTGCTGGAGAGATATCGGCAGATGGGAGAGAACCAGCAGCCCAGCGGCTCCGGGGCCTCCATCATCGTCCAGGAGGTCATGGAGGAGGAGTGGACAGCCCTGCAGTCAGAGGACCGCAGACTGCCTTCGCTTTGGGGGCCAGAGGGCATGAAAGAG ATGTTCAGTGTCATGAAGGAGTATGATGAACTGGCAGTACTCGAAGAAATCCAACAGGAGCTGCAGTCTCAAG AAATGTGTATTATTGAAGAGTACGAGAAGAACCTGCAGTTTGAGCAGCAGTACATATCGTCTGTTGTGGAAGGGATGGAGGAGATGCATATTATTTGCCCCATATGTCACAC GAGAAACTTGAACATCAACAGCCATTTCATCTCCTGCCCCTGTGGACTGTACATTAACACtaag AAACGGAACATCACACCCGACGTCCTGCAGAATCTCCTTGAGTCCAGGGTGTCGGAGCACATGGAGAACTGCCTCCACAATCCCGTCTTCTCTGTAGCATCCAATACAGACAGCCTTCCCAACCTGATGATAAGCTGTAAG GTGTGTGACTACCTGTCCATTGTGCTGTGA
- the LOC124073928 gene encoding cyclin-dependent kinase 5 activator 1-like: MGTVLSLSPSYRKAVLFEDGPATVGHYTAVQNSKNAKDAAAAAAKSLKRPSIINVLPWKRIVAVSAKRKGSKKLQSEGGDGGKGSSPDGHTTAMTNSASNSLKLKKSQSCANLSSYSSSQDPSATSTTTSSQLPTSKTLANVVTVAAKKNSLTGSGIQPSTAAGTPKRVIVQASTSELMRSLGEFLCRRCYRLKRLSPTDPVLWLRSVDRSLLLQGWQDQGFITPANVVFLYMLCRDVVSSEVASERELQASLLTCLYLSYSYMGNEISYPLKPFLVEAEKEAFWDRCLEIINRMSGKMLQINTDPHFFTQVFADLKNESKKEEEKTKLLIGLDR; the protein is encoded by the exons ATGGGTACAgtactgtctctgtctcccagcTACCGCAAGGCAGTTCTGTTTGAGGACGGCCCGGCCACAGTAGGCCATTACACAGCGGTCCAGAACAGCAAAAACGCTAaggatgctgcagcagcagcggctAAGTCCCTCAAACGCCCCTCTATCATCAATGTGTTGCCATGGAAACGCATTGTGGCTGTATCGGCAAAGAGGAAGGGCTCCAAGAAGCTGCAGTCGGAAGGTGGGGACGGCGGAAAAGGGAGCTCTCCGGATGGCCACACCACTGCCATGACCAACTCAGCCTCCAACAGTCTGAAGCTGAAGAAGTCTCAATCCTGCGCTAACCTTTCGTCTTACTCATCAAGCCAGGACCCCTCAGCCACTAGCACCACTACCTCCTCCCAGCTGCCCACCTCCAAGACCCTGGCTAATGTAGTAACAGTTGCTGCCAAAAAGAATTCCCTCACAGGCTCTGGGATACAGCCTTCTACTGCAGCTGGCACGCCAAAGCGTGTCATCGTCCAG GCCTCCACCAGCGAACTGATGCGCAGCCTGGGTGAGTTCCTGTGCCGTCGGTGTTATCGCCTGAAGCGTCTTTCCCCAACAGATCCGGTGCTGTGGCTGCGCAGTGTGGACcgctctctcctcctgcagggCTGGCAGGATCAAGGCTTCATCACGCCGGCCAATGTGGTCTTCCTCTACATGCTGTGTCGCGATGTGGTCTCATCCGAGGTGGCCTCGGAGCGCGAGCTGCAGGCCTCACTTCTCACCTGCCTCTATCTGTCCTACTCCTACATGGGCAATGAGATCTCCTATCCACTGAAGCCCTTCCTGGTGGAGGCGGAGAAGGAAGCCTTCTGGGACCGCTGCCTGGAGATCATCAACCGCATGAGCGGCAAGATGCTCCAGATCAACACCGACCCGCATTTCTTCACCCAGGTGTTCGCTGACCTGAAGAACGAGAgcaagaa